One Triticum dicoccoides isolate Atlit2015 ecotype Zavitan chromosome 3B, WEW_v2.0, whole genome shotgun sequence genomic window, tacttatgttatctcgcaattgattcttcacaggaaactaccatgccatgcatgttatgtaatcatgttctgtcctcacaaacaaattcttcaaggtaacaaacagaccatgcattgttatatactcgtgttctatgggcaaaatttttgtgaggatattattctagccattgattgctgaagggagaATATAGGtaagtacacatggtaagcattagaggatttcactacttccaaatatagagttctccatatgcacatttactaccctaatgtatggttagatgaaaccaacagtgtggtgcatgcttctacatcatgaaaatgaggaaactaacatggccattgatacacactcatatttagtagtagtatatagattactataaaacaAGGaggatatccatatattcctaaccgtttgattatttggggtacaaattggctgtaatgacatggtcacaatcgcatgaattaactcattccaaatatagctgatttacggcgtctctaatacattgccatagttctactcaaattctgctcaaacaaggatatgccaatcatcacaaaaagttcaaacagtgtcatggcgtcatcattaacatgagacagaaacaacttacacgcgccgtcccagcaatacgtggtgccatctgctttgtcgatcgcgtagatgatgccattgtgttcaatagcatcatagaagtgtgtatcagctttgacgatgatccactacgaactgagttgtctccagctaaagaaggcaccggcgccgcggtcgaacaaggcaattagcttgaagtctacgTAATTCGCAtgccgtgtgggcacttggcagattacactcttctgcaaaacaaggtctatccaactgacgtggtaatctagatgacttggaccgcaatggtaaaactctatataatccaacagaggaaggataatctcatgggaggtctagaagttcatgagaaccaactttttaccgtcttctctgaaggcaggcaTCCAGTAGGAGTTcacgccgacccagtacatacctgccaagaagtttcgggcgatggtgatcggatcgaagtcgagggaaatgatgtacggtgacccactacatacctgcaaagaagtttcggctaatggagatcggattgaaatcGAGGGGCATCGTAtatgcctccgtatcatggtgagcaaatctcacaagactagatagcagcaagcagggttgtaacaccccgaatgtatctttccatatttgtaactccaactcttgccattttcggctatgtgttgtggtattccctccgtggttgggtttttgtatttcgttttgcattttgttcatgtcatgcatctcatatcatctcatcatgtgcatctcattggcatacgtgttcgtctcatgcatccgagcattttctccgttgcccgttttgcaatccgacactcccacatgcaccggcgcacccctcttgtctcttttcgtgagcgggtgttaaacattctcgaaagaccgaggcttgccaagtggccttggtatagcaccggtagaccgcctgtcaagtttcgtgccatttggaggtcatttgatactccaacggttaaccgagtatccacaaaggcctcttttgggttgcagcccaacacccctccaaaacagcccaataacccatgtaAGTCACTCCCATGCTCTCCATCGTTAGATCacggtcgtgtgggcgaaaactacaccccatttggagtctcctagctccctttacATATAAATATGTCCTCCCCTCCAAATTTCCGggacccgaaaccctagccccgctccctccgTGCGCCGGAAGTGTCCGTCCCGGGACGgacatccgcgccgccgccgcccggtgaACCAGGGTGCGCCACGTGGCacccggccaccgcgcgccgccccggcccgccgagcccgcagCCGGCCCCTGCGGCCCGCGCCCcggtctccgccgcctccgcctcaaCGCCGCCCGCTCGGCCTCTGCCTCCGCCGTccaccgcctccgcctcgacctcgccgccgcctccgcctgctcgccgccgccccgcgccttcgGCCCCGCCGGAGTTCCGCCCTCCGCCAcccggcgccggatccggccggcccatCTCCTCTCCGGTTGTCTCCgacccaactccggcgagctccggccccacctcggttcgcgtgccggacgaaccctagatctggaagaGGTTGACCTTGTTTTTCTCCAAGTCTGCAGTATTTGTATGCcctattcatcgcatcatatctctgcatccgtagctctgtttcatgcgcacgatatatcaaaatgttcaccacgatgtgctcttcattttgttccattgggccatgttcatttgaggtcatctcgatgcccaaaactctgatgcaagagtgctatataatgttagtttctgattcttaacagattatgggcatttgtcatttttgctacatttaatgTGTgtatcttatgggcatgagctctacatgtgttttggactatgccatgtcttctttacagatgtgcttgccatgtatttttgtgattgatgtggtgactagaacaagcatgcaaactaggctttgtgatgttgccgatttcagtccctgttctgctgttatttttatgccatgtaaacttgatgctacagagagatccatgcatattttgagatacttcggtAAGGATGTTTTCaatatatggttatgctctatccattaatgcccctttttgcaattatggagtagcctagcatgtaaTTTTCttgatctacttttgctataaaatgtttcctggcagattgcatgttattcaattttgccaaggttgttgtagtcgatccttgcatgctataaacttgttcttgccatgtttagtttcataaacatgtattcttgctggtgctatgcttatcttgtcatgcaatgacatgTGGTGAGTAAatagagctcgcaaagatgccttcataatgttgttaatgccatgctctgtttcctgaatctgttaacgaaacttctatgtttacatgggtgccatcatatcttctggtcctttttggctcatggtcagtaaaggacttttgttctatgcttctagaagtatcatgccatgccttaagtttctatgataagttcctatagcatgtctattgcttgctctgaacattgcttcctgatgttgtttgtgCCATGTTAATATTTTTTTCACCATGTCTGTgctgctgttatcttttgcacttttgccatggttgtttgaacctgttaatgtgtgaattagccgtagcttagtgtacatcttttgtcaagcatctcttgtagatcactggcatgtgctttgttgatatgttcgggtgttgtagcatagtttcttgatgtattctaagtgttataatgctgttaatcgcagaattgcgtcattcttgttttgcttgccatttgcaaaccgtgcatccgattccagtgatatttatatcgatttcaaccgaaatcatctcatatttccagcggtATACTTGGTTTgttaagttgatgccttgttcatcattttccttctgGAGCACACATACGCAttacatatcacatctcgcatatcatgccatgtattgcatcatgttgcttgtgcattgcaccgtgatttattgtggttccattgcttgtgttgttgctttgggtagagccgggagacgagtatgtgaacgaggaacctgttgagtacgctaacgaggatcaagctttcgacaactctgagaaccttgcaagcaagatgaccataccctcgatatcacttctatctttgctttgctagttgctcgctctatcgctatgttagctctacctaccacttgtttatcatgcctcccatattgccatgtcaagcctctaaccatcctttcctagcaaaccgttgtttggctatgtcaccgcttttgctcagcccctcttatagcgttgctagttgcaggtgaagatgaagattgttccttgttggaacatggatattttgggatatcacaatatctcttgtttatttaatgcacctatatacttggtaaagggtggaaggctcggccttatgcctggtgttttgttccactcttgccaccctagtttctgtcataccggtgttatgttccttgattttgtgttccttacgcggttgggtgatttatgggacccccttgacagtttgctttgaataaaactccttcagcaaggcccaaccttggttttaccatttgtcacctaagccttttttcccttgggttttcgcgagcccgagggtcNNNNNNNNNNNNNNNNNNNNNNNNNNNNNNNNNNNNNNNNNNNNNNNNNNNNNNNNNNNNNNNNNNNNNNNNNNNNNNNNNNNNNNNNNNNNNNNNNNNNNNNNNNNNNNNNNNNNNNNNNNNNNNNNNNNNNNNNNNNNNNNNNNNNNNNNNNNNNNNNNNNNNNNNNNNNNNNccccggggccagtgctcctctgagtgctggtccaaactagagccctttgcagcgccccctcaaggaaacttgaggtctggttttagttgtacggattgctcatccgttatgccctgagaacaagatatgtgcagctcctatcgggatttgtcggcacagtcgggtggtcttgctggtcttgttttaccattgtcgaaatgtcttgcaaaccgggattccgagactgatcgggtcttctcgggagaaggtatatccttcgttgaccgtgagagcttgtgatgggctaagttgggacacccctgcagggttttatctttcgaaagccgtgcccacggttatgaggcagatgggaatttgttaacgtccggttgtagagaacttgacacttgacttaattaaaatgcatctaccgtgtgtgtagccgtgatggtctcttctcggcggagtccgggaagtgaacacggtttgggttatgtatgaacgtaagtagtttcagaatcacttcttgatcacttctagcttctcgaccgttgcgttgcttctcttctcactcttacttgcgtaggttagccaccatatatgcttagtgcttgttgcagctccaccatattacccctttcctacctacaagcttaaatagtcttgatctcgcgggtgtgagattgctgagtccccgtgactcatagattctaccaaaacagatgcaagtgccgaggataccagtgcaagtggcgcaatcgagctcaagtgggagttttacgaggaccttggtcgttactatgtttcgtttccagatgatcagtagtggagcccagttgggacgatcggggatctagcttttggggttatcttcttttcatttgaatttgaccatAGCCGATCTATGAGTGTATCTTAAATGATGTATGGATTAATttgtgtattgtgtgaagtggtgattgtaagccaactctctttatcccattcttgttcattacatgggatggtgcaaagatgacccttcttgcgacaaaaccaccatgcggttatgcctctaagtcgtgcttcgacacgtgggagatatagccgcatcgtgggcgttacaagggtgtcttgaaaagcttaggcctcgccttTGACGATGGCTGTGTGCATGTCCCTCCAGCATGCAGCCAgctgcagggcgctcaacatatccatacacgaacaatagaggtcgaggatgtcactggggagattgctccaatcgcggctcatatggatgctatgcggttcgcgttcggccatggtggagtttggagggtgggggttttgggggactTGATTGaagggggagaaggctgtcggtgctggagcggctagcgagggaatagtggtactggaggAGGCGAGCGAGGTGAGGTACACGGGGGCATAGTGAGATggggacggagatggagatggagtggtgctatgggagagaagagggagacgaggcgacgcatgctaatgtgctatacagcggcggtgacaagctgcacagtgcacagggtgaggctaacTTTGGTAACCAAACACGCCGcccggactagtgtcaggcgcagggtgttgtcacttcactgtgaggaccggatgaatagtattttgaccatcaagtgtaccacaattgtactactactagtagttggaacatgagtactccagtattgtatagcggaaataggtctcccgtgctagcatgcctgttcacttcaccctccaggtatcatccatattgcgagcaaaaCCAAATTGccgtgcatgcggaagcgcgaagatgggacttttcttttttgaggataaccgtgtattccttaaccagagaatgttgtgtctcccacgcatgctccaatatccatctgaaccagctacgacatattttttttatctgtttgcataggtcccacctatcaggaaggatggtcacatacacgaacaggtacgactcctcagtctacccgcataaccttttcgtttagtctacctagacgtctaatcaactgcctgcacgccacttctcccatttacttctccatcgggaaccgattttcctcggcttcttcacctcccctttgtcttcatttgcatccaaaccccactgagttcacattgttttaacctcttcacatactcctggagtaattcctaagcccctttaaataatcatctacttcagttagactagccatctaatcctaattctccaaaccttaTCCCTCCGTTCcagtggttccaaatggcgaaagagatcgagatgcaggtttttagcatccaacatgtcctcgtggaaggctcgttgagcatagttgccgccgtcaccatccacccaagggatgttctcgagcatcaactagaggtggcaagacaacgtgtacatgattctcaacgtacaatcaacaagttgagattgGACATGcaagtattagatgcaggagtaaaaaaaatgaaataagacactgaggtaaccatgaaggaattggagattttgcagactaaaatttgtgctatctgaatccggtcaatcctattttctgaagagattatagttccaatggtaagttctgttgatgcgtgtccatgatgtatgagctttatttctctaatgtatgaaatttgctgtttgtgtatgctttattatcattggtgccgaactataatgcccagtgggtatatttggctgtaatttctttatttatagtgtaggattattctatgtttctatgccgtctttttgttgtatagtgtatgtttttagaggcgatagtatagagtaggatatttcttgaatatgctatattgttgaaacgggggccaacacgcccaaacatttcctggacgccatacaaatgaacaaacatgtgttgtcaaagcgggccttaattgggctggtcaaaataatattaagtggatcccaaatgatgtggcccaccataacaacggctcttagcaggccGTCAACAGCCCTAAAGCTCGATATGGCCGTACAAATGGAAATGGCCCACGGGCCTTTAGTAGGCTAAAATAAATGTCAATTGTGCctcggcccttttactttacgggccagtaagaggccgaaagtgttatgggccagaggaggcccaatttgcaaactaggcttttaacaggctgaaagtcGCTTTGGGCTGAAATGATGCCCTGCGGAACATGGCCCCCTAATGGACCTTTGCCCTGCGGAACATGGGCCCCTAATGGgcctaaagtcaaaggcccaactgttgtgcgggccgttaacaggtcgAGGGACAAAATGAGCTAAAAGTTGGCCCATTTACCGAATAAGCCGAGGACGGGCCTAAAGTCACAATaggctagaattggcccaactgcagaatgggcgagaaaaggccgaaagatgttccgggccgttaacaggctggaactgacgatgggctgctaacaggccgaaagaagcTAGGGCCGCAATTGGGCCCAAAAACGTAGCGCACCGTTAACGGGCTTAAAGtgacgatgggctggaaattgtagaatctagaatgggcctttaatgggccgattctgtgtaacttgtatAGGCCGTACTtgtaaatgggcctgactcaaataggccgctaatgggccggcccacttatTTTGATAggcccggccttttcaccggaatgggcctatgTTGGGCAGTGCCATgtctcaacgtatcataggcggctcctgtccaatgagtggatgacatctgtcccaacggtgaggcaacacgtgtttcctccggccaatgagaattttacacgcggaaaatccccattggtcgtggctgttagcgggttatctgatccaaaatcggacccgatagcttaacggcgttccattacggtggatgccacgtgtcggtcacccttgatgaaagcacttctatgacgcgcgatttatcgtcatggaagttgacacttccgtgatgataattttggtaatgtcatggaacacttctacgacagcccatgtatgactatcttgattctgtcataaaatcgtcatggatgtacatgcatgacaaaaaacgtgacctactgtgacaaacacgtatcatcacagaagtgtgtttttttagtgcatgcctacattacattgatgaactggagctagttctgtgtcaccctatgttataactgttgcatgatgaattgcatccgacataattatccatcattgatccattgcctacaagcttttcacatattgatctttgcttagttacttctccattgccactgttacgattgccacaaaactactattgttacttttgccaccgttaccgttacttccatactactttgctactaaatactttgctgcagatattaagtctttcaggtgtggttgaattgacaactcatctgctaatacttgagaatattctttggctcccttgtgtcgaatcaataaatttgggttgaatactctaccctcgaaaactgttgcgatcccctatacttgtgggttatcaggcatcaTTTCCCTTCACGAGCCATCATTTTGGCGACGACTCGTCAGGTcttgtgttgtactccctccgttccgaaataattGTCGCTCGGCAATCCTAGTACAAATTTCGCAACGCTATAATTTTTTCTCACTTTCCAGATTTACCCTTCCACCTTATCCGCTCGCTTGCTCGCACCGCTCGCTTGCTCTCGctcgctctccctctcctctccctcgccggcCACCTTATCCCCTTCCCTCGTCGCCTCCCCCTCGCCGGCCTCTCCTCTCGGTGGCTGGCCACTCCCTTTCCTCATTGCCGCCTTCCCCCTCTCCTCGTCACCGGACTCTTCCTATTCCCATCGCCGGCCTCTTCCACCGCCCCTTTCTCCCCACCACCCAGCCTTCACTCACACCCCGTAGGCaaaattgattctttttgcgtcgGCGACGAGCTTCTCTGTGACGGAGGCATGGATGTGTAGCAGCGCCAGAGCTGGATATGGGATAGGGGGCGTGGATGTGGAGCGGCGCCCGAGGGGACCTAGAGCGACAGATCTCACGAGTCGGAGCAACGCCCGAGCGGACCTAGAGTGGCGGCGGAGCAGCAGAGCGGCGGATCTGACGAGTCGGAGCAGCGCCTGAGCGGACCTAGAGTGGCAGCGGAGCCTCCACGTTGTCGTCGTGCACACATCGTCGTACAGACCATTGACTAGGTACGCACACTGTAGAGCTACTCATACTGTAGATTCTTCTTACTCATCACAAGAAAACACTCCCGGGACCTCCTTTCGGTATGGGCACCGATACgcgccggcgcgccggccgaaACATTTCGGCCGGTCGCACGCTAGCCGTACGATCAGCCCGTCTTAAGCCATTGGATCCTTATCCACCAGGTCATCTTCTTCCTTCCTTGTTTCTCCTCCGCGCGTAGGTTGCCGTCTGGCAGTCGCCTCTCTCCCACGCGCCCCGCAATAGCTGTTCCTGCCCTCTCCTCCTTGCCTCGCCCCCGCGAGGCTCACCGCCGACGCTGGCCACGCGACTCCGACGAGAGCTCACGGATTGCAGCAAAAACCAACGCCTTCACGTCTTCGGCGAGACCTCGCCATGCCATCCGCTCGCCCCAGTTCCAGTCGCCCCCCTCCTCCCTGCCTCCCCCAGCATCTATGGCCGCCATCTTCCAAAACCGCCCCCGCATCTCGCCGTTGCAGCTTGGCGCCCCAATCCTATTCGGCGAAACTCATCGTGGTCACCGTCGTCGGGTACCATTTCACCTTGGTAGCAAAAAGCTCGGTGGTCGAAGCTTTTTTCTTGTCGGTTGCAACAAATGAGGACGTTCGCCGTCGTCGCCGCAGAAACCAAATCACACGATGCAGCAAATCACATGCCCGCTTCCAGCTCTAGTTTTGACGGTTGCAACAAATCATGTGCtccgttgccgtcgccgcagaaaaaCACTCCGGCAATGCAGCAAAAACGTCAGTTGGTTCCAGCTCTAGCTTAGCCGGTTGTAGCAAAACAAAAGGCAGGTTCTAGCTCTGACTCTGCCCAGTGCCACATGGTTTGCTTCGAGCCACCTCCTGGTCGCTAGGTCCGCCGGTCACCGTGGTAACAAAAAAGCTCGCCGTTAGTAGCTTTTGCATTGTCGGTTGTAACAAAATGACGAAGTCCGCCGTCGTCGCCGCAGGAAACACTTCGGGCGATGCAGCAAAACCGCATACTAGTTCCAGCTCTAGATTTGTCGATTGTAGCAAAACCAGATGCTGGTTCCAACATCTCTGCGTTTCACGGTTGTGCCCGTCGCCTTGCAAGGTATGCAGCTCGCCGTCGGAGCAGGAGGGGAGCCGCGGCGTCCAGGGTCGCCATGAGCGCGGCCGCCGCGGAGATGAATGGGGACGAGATGGCCGTCGTGGTGGCGGCGGAGGCTGAGACCATGGATGCGCAAGTGTGTGTGCCTAGGGATGGAGCAGTTTGGGGGAGGGTCCTCTAGCGGTGAGCGGAGCTAGGGCCGACGAGGGCCATGGCGGAGGAGCGCGAGCAGCTGCTTGCGGTGAGGAAGACGAAGGCTGTGGTGGGGAGACGAGGAAAGTTCCTGGATGGATAATAAAGTGGTTGCGGGCCCGTAAGAAACAGGTTGGTTGGCTATGCGCAAGAGTGGGCGACGCCAGGCTGGCGTGCGACGGATCCGCGTGCGACCGGCCGAGcgcttcggccggcgcaccggctcTAAACGTTTCCCTTTCGGTATTTGCATCTCAGAGTCCAGACTTGAAAACCATTCAGAAATTGCAAATCATTCAGTGAGCGGGGGCATAATTCAAACACACATCCACCACTAAAGGTCCTCCTCTTTTCACTTCACCAATTTGAATAAATTCAGTTACCAGCTCCATCCAGTCCATCCAGGGGCGGAGCtacagggtggccagggtgggccgcggcccaccctgggattttaggCCGGCCTGTATACTATATGTTACGAGGAGATGGGCCACTGGGGAAAAATGCCCAACAACAGCCTAATGCACGTCCCGACCCACACGCAGCCACGCCCACGAGCAAACCAGACCTAGTGCCTCTCCCGACTGGCCGTCTCCACTGATTTCGATCAGCCGTCAGCTGCCTGCCTCGCTGTCGCGGCTTCGCTGGCCCCTCCCGGCCACCCGGAGCCACCGCCCTGGTCTGACGCCAACGGGCTGCGGCCTGTCCCGCCCGGCTAGCTGCTGTTCGCGCAGGGGCTCCCAGCTGCCGCAGCTAGTGCCTAGTCTCGGCCGCTCAACCCGTTGCCTTTTTCTGAGAGAGGTAATCCATCCGGCCATTCCCCTGCCCCCATTGTTGCTCTGATTTAGACGAATTTACATGGAGATTGACTAGATATTTTGTACGAATTCTGAACTTTTCAGCTGTGGCGCGTGTAGAGCAAACTGCATTCAGTAGTGGTATGCTCCTTGGCTCTTCACATCCATCCCGCTCCTTGGCAGGTTGGCTTCACTGGAGGCGTGTAGCAGCCACGGTTTCAACCCAATTTCAAACAAAGAGGCATATATATCATAATTTGGTGTGCTTGCTTCTAGACTTATTATTGCTTCAGCCGGCGGCGACGATAAGTGTTGATTTTCTACCATGAGTTTACTCAAGAGCAAGTTTAGAAAAAGACATAATTAAGAATTGCAGTATGTTTGTAAAACCACATTCGACCATATTGATCTATTTATAATTCTACATGGTATTGGTAAACTAATTAGAATGTACACATGTCATATTTGTTCTATTTTTTTAGGTGGACCACCCTGGTCTAAAATCCTAGATCCGCCACTGAGTCCATCCACCAGTGGAAAAAAGGTTGATCCACCATCCTCCAGACTTGTTGGAGGCAAAGTTCCTCTTCCTGATTTTCTTCTTTAAAATCTGCTGCATCATCAATTGGCAAAGAAGCATGGAAAAGAAACTGTTAACATTAATTATCTCTCTTGGAGTAGTTCTTGTGCTACTGAAAGCAGTAGTAGCTACTGTTATTTTTTTGCACATGAAGCCTCAGTAATGCAGTAGCTTAATTTCGGAAGAAAATGAAGTATAGTATTGTTTTGGTTGCAGTAGTTTTTCAGTATACCAAATTTGGTGGTATTCAGTGCAATTCTAATGGGTCTTCTCTTCTTGCTGCTGAATTCTAAATTCTGAATTGTGAATTCCGTTGACCAGCTCCGCTGGTCGCCGGGCTTCTGGTGAAGATCTTCATGTGGGTCCTGGAGATGCCGGTGGTGGGCTGGGTCCTGCTCTACATCCTAAAGAAGGACAATCTCATCAACAAGGTGCATGCACTTCACTTGTGATGAacgcttctctcttttttttatgccCGAGCCTCACAATTCTAGTAATTCTCAcctccacatgcatgtggatgatgtTGTTGTTCAGCCGTAAGCACCGATCAGTACAGTTTCACCAAAACAATATCTGGGCACAGTTATTTTTGACTCTGCTATGGTGTTTTTACTTTCTGCTGAattgctctgcttcttcttctctgACGCTCTGCTCTGCTCTGTTTGCAGCTTGTCTCCGAAGCTGAGATCCCCGAGCCGCCACTGTTTACCTCGACCCACCGCTGGGAAGGTTCTCCCTGCTGCACTGCACTCTGACAAACACCAAATTACTTCCTTAATCTTGATTGATTCTGATTCAGAAAAACCGTTTGCCGCTGTTGCCGCAATGCAGACACCCCGGAGCAGAACGTCAGCCTGACGAAGCCCGGCCTGTCGACGGCCGAGCGTGTCCGGGAGGCCATCGACTGCCTCCCCGCGCGCCAAATCAGATTCAGTACTGTTTTAGGCGCAGTAGTTTTTCAGTACTGTTTTGGAGTAGTGGTTGCAAGATTTAGAGTACATTTAAGACAAGTAATCTTGCATTTTCTTGATTTGTTTTGCTTCATGTTCCAGCTGAAAACTGAATGTACAATGTT contains:
- the LOC119275460 gene encoding fatty acid amide hydrolase-like isoform X2, which translates into the protein MLLGSSHPSRSLAAPLVAGLLVKIFMWVLEMPVVGWVLLYILKKDNLINKLVSEAEIPEPPLFTSTHRWEDTPEQNVSLTKPGLSTAERVREAIDCLPARQIRFNNLVEKGRHAEVYKGQLADGQFVAVKGLTKILNQAC
- the LOC119275460 gene encoding fatty acid amide hydrolase-like isoform X1, with the translated sequence MLLGSSHPSRSLAAPLVAGLLVKIFMWVLEMPVVGWVLLYILKKDNLINKLVSEAEIPEPPLFTSTHRWEDTPEQNVSLTKPGLSTAERVREAIDCLPARQIRFSTVLGAVVFQYCFGVVVARFRVHLRQIIWLKRDGMLRCTKDSLLMDSLWQ